The Clostridium sporogenes genome contains a region encoding:
- a CDS encoding glycerophosphodiester phosphodiesterase — protein sequence MKYTKILAHRGASAYAPENTMAAFKKAIEMNADGIELDVHLSKDGYIVIIHDERVDRTTDGKGEVKGFSLDELKKLDAGSWFSDEYKGEKIPTLEELLSLIKNTGIYLNIEIKAGYRVYPNIEEKVIDMIEKHKILDRVIISSFDHYSLVRVKEINSNIKTGMLYEAALYEPWEYARSIKVEALHPNYITLTKEFIDKAYINDLEVNPYTINDEANMKRLIKNKITSIITNYPDRAYNIISKFKL from the coding sequence ATGAAATATACTAAAATTTTAGCCCATAGAGGGGCTAGCGCTTATGCTCCAGAGAATACTATGGCTGCTTTTAAAAAAGCTATAGAAATGAATGCAGATGGAATAGAGTTAGATGTTCATTTATCTAAGGATGGATATATTGTAATTATCCATGATGAAAGGGTAGATAGAACTACAGATGGAAAAGGTGAAGTAAAAGGTTTTTCATTAGATGAATTAAAAAAGTTAGATGCAGGTTCTTGGTTTAGTGATGAATATAAAGGTGAAAAAATACCTACTTTAGAAGAACTTTTAAGTCTAATAAAAAATACAGGGATTTACTTAAACATAGAAATAAAAGCAGGTTATAGAGTTTATCCTAATATAGAAGAAAAAGTTATAGATATGATAGAAAAACATAAAATATTAGATAGAGTGATAATATCCTCCTTCGATCATTATTCTTTAGTGAGAGTTAAAGAAATAAATTCAAATATTAAAACAGGGATGCTTTATGAAGCGGCTTTGTATGAGCCTTGGGAATATGCTAGATCTATAAAAGTAGAAGCACTTCATCCTAATTATATTACTCTTACAAAGGAATTTATAGATAAAGCTTACATTAATGATTTGGAAGTAAATCCTTATACAATAAATGATGAAGCTAATATGAAAAGATTGATAAAAAATAAAATAACTAGCATCATTACTAATTATCCTGATAGAGCTTATAATATTATTTCAAAATTTAAACTATAA
- a CDS encoding tetratricopeptide repeat protein — MNKLKNKKAIILITIVIALLISLGLYRYNKVEAYNRVLATANNYMEKGEYEKAIDSFKESLNYKEDKEIDKKIKEAQDLKHSQKVYNEAVNLLENKKYEEALEKLSSIDENKGKVYILAKDKIDGCINELIDLANEEFKKKNYDSSNKYLDIVLKYDKDNEKALDIRNNIKTKIEEKKNNEEKLKKQQETKILKENKDNEYNQSKVNNKDKERTSKSKEKSSFKNNYISESKARALVESVKPSDVTLNYLGIQAVPYSHITTPYKSFPQELKNKKVHVFEGVYGKGDGSYAVSQYYVDLSGKIYKDTYPSNGKCMRVK, encoded by the coding sequence GTGAATAAATTAAAGAACAAAAAGGCTATTATTTTAATCACGATTGTAATTGCATTATTAATAAGTTTAGGGTTGTACAGATATAATAAAGTTGAAGCTTATAATAGAGTTCTAGCAACAGCTAATAATTATATGGAAAAAGGAGAATATGAAAAAGCTATAGATAGCTTTAAGGAATCATTAAATTATAAGGAAGATAAAGAAATAGATAAAAAAATAAAAGAAGCACAGGATCTTAAACATAGTCAAAAAGTGTATAATGAAGCTGTAAATCTATTAGAAAATAAAAAATATGAAGAAGCTTTAGAAAAATTAAGTTCTATAGATGAAAATAAGGGGAAAGTATACATTTTAGCAAAAGATAAAATAGATGGTTGTATAAATGAATTAATAGACTTAGCTAATGAAGAATTTAAGAAAAAAAATTATGATAGTTCTAATAAATATTTAGATATAGTTTTAAAATATGATAAGGATAATGAAAAAGCATTGGATATAAGAAATAATATAAAAACTAAAATAGAGGAAAAGAAGAACAATGAAGAAAAGCTAAAAAAACAACAAGAAACAAAGATTTTAAAAGAAAATAAGGATAATGAATATAATCAATCTAAGGTAAATAATAAAGATAAGGAAAGAACAAGTAAGTCTAAAGAAAAATCTAGTTTCAAGAATAATTATATAAGTGAAAGTAAAGCTAGAGCTTTAGTGGAATCTGTTAAGCCTTCTGATGTTACTCTAAATTATTTAGGGATTCAGGCAGTACCATACTCTCACATAACTACACCTTATAAGTCATTCCCACAGGAACTTAAGAATAAAAAAGTTCATGTGTTCGAAGGCGTATATGGTAAAGGTGACGGAAGCTATGCAGTGAGTCAATATTATGTAGACCTTAGTGGTAAAATTTACAAAGATACCTATCCAAGCAATGGTAAATGTATGAGAGTAAAATAA
- a CDS encoding pyridoxal phosphate-dependent decarboxylase family protein gives MKLWRKYTQEEMDEKITKSLERTLNYDNTKTIGIPGTKLDDTVFYDGHSFIKHSPYLRTFIQNPNHIGCHTYDKADILFGGTFDIERELIQLLAIDVLNGDDKEFDGYVTQGGTEANIQAMWVYRNYFKKERKAKHEEIAIITSADTHYSAYKGSDLLNIDIIKVPVEFYSRKIQEDTLDSIVKEAKEIGKKYFIVISNMGTTMFGSVDDPDLYANIFDKYNLEYKIHVDGAFGGFIYPINNKECKTDFSNKNVSSITLDGHKMLQAPYGTGVFVCRQNLIHNTLTEEATYIENLDVTISGSRSGANAVAIWMVLASYGPYGWMEKINKLRNRTEWLCEQLDDMGIKYYKENNMNIVTIEEQYVTKEIAEKYFLVPEVHNHTNKWYKIVVMEHVELDILNSLVCDLRKQNKEHLKAI, from the coding sequence ATGAAGCTTTGGAGAAAATATACTCAAGAAGAAATGGATGAAAAAATAACTAAATCTTTAGAAAGAACTTTAAACTATGACAATACTAAAACTATAGGAATACCAGGAACTAAATTAGATGATACTGTTTTTTATGACGGTCATAGTTTCATAAAACATTCACCATATTTAAGAACATTTATACAAAATCCAAATCATATAGGGTGTCATACATATGATAAAGCAGATATATTATTCGGAGGAACCTTTGATATAGAAAGAGAGCTAATTCAATTATTAGCGATTGATGTTCTTAATGGAGATGATAAAGAATTTGATGGATATGTAACTCAGGGAGGAACCGAAGCTAATATACAAGCTATGTGGGTTTATAGAAATTACTTTAAGAAAGAAAGAAAAGCAAAACATGAAGAAATAGCTATAATCACATCCGCTGATACCCATTATTCAGCATATAAGGGATCTGATTTACTAAATATAGATATAATAAAGGTTCCAGTGGAGTTTTACAGCCGCAAAATTCAAGAGGACACTTTAGATAGTATTGTTAAAGAGGCTAAAGAAATTGGGAAAAAATATTTTATAGTAATATCTAATATGGGGACTACAATGTTTGGTTCAGTAGATGATCCAGATTTATATGCTAATATTTTTGATAAATACAATTTAGAATATAAAATTCATGTTGATGGAGCTTTTGGTGGATTCATATATCCTATAAATAATAAAGAGTGTAAAACAGATTTTTCTAATAAAAATGTAAGTTCTATAACATTAGATGGTCATAAAATGTTACAAGCACCCTATGGTACAGGAGTTTTCGTTTGCAGACAAAATCTAATACACAACACTCTTACAGAAGAAGCAACTTACATAGAAAATTTAGATGTTACAATAAGTGGTAGCCGTTCAGGTGCTAATGCTGTGGCTATATGGATGGTACTTGCCAGCTATGGGCCATATGGATGGATGGAAAAAATAAACAAATTAAGAAATAGAACTGAGTGGTTATGTGAACAATTGGATGATATGGGAATTAAATATTACAAAGAAAATAATATGAACATAGTAACTATAGAAGAGCAATATGTTACTAAAGAAATAGCAGAAAAATATTTCTTGGTACCAGAAGTTCATAATCATACGAATAAGTGGTATAAGATAGTTGTTATGGAACATGTTGAATTAGATATATTAAATTCTTTAGTATGTGATTTAAGAAAACAAAATAAGGAACATTTGAAGGCTATTTAA
- a CDS encoding type II toxin-antitoxin system RnlB family antitoxin: protein MENYEIIKIRHSEYECIIFSQSYETPFSYLDKICDELKNYNLFNCKVVFDMLLNIGNTSERFAEARFDGECFIDSTFQYIKVDKKNELRKIATDFLKKNSNVLEYSILNSVQKKMINKGISI, encoded by the coding sequence ATGGAGAATTATGAAATTATTAAAATTAGACATAGTGAGTATGAATGTATAATATTTTCGCAGTCATATGAAACTCCTTTTTCGTATTTAGATAAAATATGTGATGAACTTAAAAATTACAATTTATTTAATTGTAAAGTGGTATTTGATATGTTGCTTAATATAGGAAATACTTCTGAAAGATTTGCAGAAGCTAGATTTGATGGTGAATGTTTTATTGATTCTACATTTCAATATATAAAAGTTGATAAAAAGAATGAATTAAGAAAAATTGCAACAGATTTTTTAAAGAAAAATTCTAATGTTTTAGAATATTCAATTTTAAATTCTGTTCAGAAAAAGATGATAAATAAAGGAATATCTATATAA
- a CDS encoding type II toxin-antitoxin system RnlA family toxin gives MSKEYNGLNLEREKIINSIKKFCNIEFDKFTVDKDFEIKDNTRRRVNVEGDGKIFYMDFHFNDKGTTTIEDFGGKEQDIKKKLAYFIKNDDDCKIGDDSKNKWFVAKNIENSDLKSILELVEESEYYKKTIEKKECTYKTLYKYKGKYNEDLTIEYYNTKTLVIKGKPLLLFNEVMVIIGELIDLDDMPKTFNNYYNVGIKKDEILSQYEIIMPNSYGKHPCKLKKVLLQSVYNSNLEGDMFEYTYLSFPALRALEGHLKYIVHNHSIIIEKNRISSIFESKDNKYYLKQKSKSKIKSKDKIEYIEKAYNYYCRHRHGLCHWNDFGEPLDTTRIIENIDDAKKLINDTLLLIDSYYIL, from the coding sequence ATGAGCAAGGAGTACAATGGTTTAAATTTGGAGAGGGAAAAAATAATAAATTCAATAAAAAAGTTTTGTAATATAGAGTTTGATAAATTTACAGTAGATAAGGATTTTGAAATAAAAGATAATACAAGAAGAAGAGTCAATGTTGAAGGAGACGGAAAAATTTTTTATATGGACTTTCATTTTAATGATAAGGGAACTACTACAATTGAAGATTTTGGTGGCAAAGAACAAGATATTAAGAAAAAATTAGCCTATTTCATAAAAAATGATGATGATTGCAAAATAGGTGATGATTCTAAAAATAAATGGTTTGTTGCAAAGAATATAGAGAATAGTGATTTAAAATCAATTCTGGAACTTGTAGAAGAAAGTGAATATTATAAAAAAACTATTGAAAAGAAAGAGTGTACATATAAAACTTTATATAAGTATAAGGGAAAATATAATGAAGATTTAACTATAGAGTATTATAATACTAAAACATTAGTAATAAAAGGAAAGCCTTTATTATTATTTAATGAAGTTATGGTAATTATAGGTGAATTAATAGATTTAGACGATATGCCGAAGACTTTCAATAATTATTATAATGTAGGAATAAAGAAGGATGAGATTTTAAGTCAATATGAAATAATTATGCCCAATTCATATGGTAAACATCCTTGTAAGCTAAAGAAAGTTTTATTACAATCAGTATATAACAGCAACTTAGAAGGAGATATGTTTGAATATACATACTTATCTTTTCCAGCGTTAAGAGCTTTAGAAGGACACCTTAAATATATAGTTCACAATCATTCAATAATAATTGAAAAGAATAGGATTAGCAGTATATTTGAATCTAAAGACAATAAATATTATTTAAAACAAAAATCAAAGTCTAAAATAAAGAGCAAAGATAAAATTGAATATATAGAAAAGGCATATAATTATTATTGTAGACATAGACATGGATTATGTCATTGGAATGATTTTGGGGAGCCTTTAGATACAACAAGAATAATCGAAAATATAGATGACGCAAAAAAGTTAATTAATGACACTTTATTATTAATAGATTCATATTATATATTGTAA
- a CDS encoding viroplasmin family protein: MSQKKYYAVKVGRKTGIFDNWNECKEQIQGYSGAIYKGFSNYEDAYKFLNGGIKNTITNKKDTKKIEAYVDGSYSDEYNEYSYGCVILYENEIIKFSGVGSNKEYISMRNVAGELLGAMKAIEWAYENEHDSIIIYHDYEGIDRWANGIWKTNKQGTKEYLEFIKKYRKYLEISFKKVQAHSGNFYNEEADKLAKQAIFEEKKDTKNEQNNSDKKIEIFKEIMNTKNKTKNSFEFIFKNYVVSESKLKKFVKEIWSLQGNDKNQIDIIDLKFDTHNSKIEWSIKDKQGQIQDFKVYI, encoded by the coding sequence ATGAGCCAAAAAAAATATTATGCTGTTAAAGTTGGCAGGAAAACAGGAATATTTGATAATTGGAACGAATGTAAAGAGCAGATTCAGGGATATAGTGGAGCTATCTATAAAGGATTTAGCAATTATGAAGATGCATATAAATTTTTAAATGGAGGAATTAAGAATACAATTACAAATAAAAAGGATACGAAAAAAATTGAAGCTTATGTTGATGGAAGTTATTCAGATGAGTATAATGAGTATTCTTATGGCTGTGTAATTTTATATGAAAATGAGATAATAAAGTTTTCAGGAGTAGGTAGCAATAAAGAATATATATCAATGAGAAATGTAGCAGGAGAATTACTTGGTGCTATGAAAGCTATTGAATGGGCATATGAAAATGAACATGATTCAATAATTATTTATCATGATTATGAAGGAATTGATAGATGGGCCAATGGAATCTGGAAGACAAATAAACAAGGGACCAAAGAATATTTGGAATTTATAAAAAAGTATAGAAAATATTTAGAAATAAGTTTTAAAAAAGTCCAAGCTCACTCAGGGAACTTTTATAATGAAGAAGCTGATAAATTAGCTAAACAAGCTATATTTGAAGAAAAAAAAGATACTAAAAATGAACAAAATAATTCAGATAAGAAAATTGAGATTTTTAAAGAAATTATGAATACTAAAAATAAAACTAAGAACTCTTTTGAATTTATTTTTAAGAACTATGTAGTTTCAGAAAGTAAGTTGAAAAAATTTGTTAAAGAAATTTGGAGCTTACAAGGTAATGATAAAAATCAAATTGATATTATTGATTTAAAATTTGATACACACAATTCTAAAATAGAATGGAGTATTAAGGATAAACAAGGACAAATACAAGATTTTAAAGTTTACATTTAA
- a CDS encoding GNAT family N-acetyltransferase, which translates to MELKVIKLSEEYLEQCVDLFIDTFSRAPWNDEYDSRQQVKDFFINHIKNNYFLGYIGLIDKKVVALSLGMKKPWICGMEYYIDEFCIGDNFQGKGIGSLFLKDIEKLLYDEKVEGMILNTERDYPSCKFYEKNGFQVLGNLIVLGK; encoded by the coding sequence ATGGAACTAAAAGTAATTAAGTTATCAGAAGAATATTTGGAACAATGTGTAGATTTATTTATAGATACATTTTCAAGAGCCCCCTGGAATGACGAATATGATTCCAGGCAACAGGTAAAGGATTTTTTCATAAATCATATTAAAAATAATTATTTTTTAGGATATATAGGATTAATAGATAAAAAAGTTGTAGCATTAAGTTTAGGAATGAAAAAGCCTTGGATTTGTGGTATGGAGTATTACATAGATGAATTTTGCATAGGGGATAATTTTCAAGGAAAAGGCATTGGTAGCCTATTTTTGAAAGATATAGAAAAGTTATTATATGATGAAAAAGTAGAAGGAATGATACTAAATACAGAAAGAGATTATCCGTCTTGTAAGTTCTATGAAAAAAATGGTTTTCAAGTCTTAGGAAATCTGATTGTTTTGGGCAAATAA
- a CDS encoding protein kinase family protein, giving the protein MKSNGDIVPFLKQKDYIMVNNDLGGGSFGKTVLLQDPFIDELFVAKKYEPEYKEIKEKFYKNFLDEIKILYKLNHRNIVRVYNYYAYEDMFTGYILMEYIDGTNIGKYITEYTGIWDPVSLDNLFMQLIDGFCCIEEHSIIHRDIREGNILIDKAGTIKIIDFGIGKMFEKKTDGSDSLVVEINRTGLDTLPNEYYEGVYTSQTDMFYLAELFNRLLQGANNPEFIDFSYQDILVKMMEKGPENRYTTFVDVKEAIGKHDFINMEISRKDKETYQAFVNLVYGAIVAFIDEPKFNYDADLFITKLEKVLSDNLFEDVIQKYADVISSIVIGAYRYKSNVDIPRPVVKNFLDWFKSSTPQSQKLILMNIISKFSTIAVVEKEPEFPF; this is encoded by the coding sequence ATGAAAAGTAATGGAGACATTGTTCCTTTTTTAAAACAAAAAGACTATATAATGGTCAATAATGATTTGGGTGGTGGCTCGTTTGGAAAAACAGTATTGTTGCAAGATCCATTTATTGATGAGTTATTTGTAGCAAAAAAATATGAACCTGAGTATAAAGAAATCAAGGAAAAGTTCTATAAGAATTTTCTGGATGAAATCAAAATTCTCTATAAACTCAACCATCGAAATATTGTAAGAGTATATAATTACTATGCTTATGAGGATATGTTTACCGGATATATTTTAATGGAGTATATTGATGGAACAAATATTGGAAAGTATATAACTGAATATACTGGAATATGGGATCCTGTTTCATTAGATAATTTGTTTATGCAGTTGATTGATGGTTTTTGCTGCATTGAAGAACATTCAATTATTCATAGGGATATTCGAGAAGGAAATATCTTAATCGATAAAGCAGGAACGATTAAAATCATTGACTTTGGGATTGGCAAGATGTTTGAAAAAAAAACCGATGGCAGCGATAGCTTGGTTGTAGAAATTAATCGAACAGGTTTAGATACATTGCCCAATGAGTACTACGAAGGGGTTTATACATCTCAAACCGATATGTTTTACCTTGCGGAACTATTCAATCGGTTACTTCAAGGTGCCAATAATCCGGAGTTTATAGACTTTTCTTATCAGGATATTTTGGTCAAGATGATGGAGAAAGGGCCAGAAAACAGATATACAACCTTTGTTGACGTTAAGGAAGCTATAGGAAAACACGATTTTATTAATATGGAGATTTCTCGAAAAGATAAGGAGACATACCAAGCATTTGTAAATCTTGTTTATGGAGCCATTGTGGCTTTTATAGATGAGCCAAAATTTAATTATGATGCTGATTTGTTTATAACTAAACTGGAAAAGGTACTGAGTGATAATCTCTTTGAAGATGTTATTCAGAAATATGCGGATGTTATCAGCAGTATAGTTATTGGTGCGTATCGTTACAAAAGTAATGTTGATATACCTCGTCCTGTGGTGAAAAATTTCCTTGATTGGTTTAAATCTTCAACTCCTCAATCGCAGAAATTAATTTTAATGAATATCATTTCCAAATTTTCTACAATTGCTGTTGTAGAAAAAGAGCCGGAATTTCCATTTTAA
- a CDS encoding abortive infection system toxin AbiGii family protein, with the protein MFSNFKKAFKSNEVSQNIPEEIIESLNKELPEGFQYANIGEGVCAINSVEDKFDLSAKIEMPSDLPSDFKPSTIQDVMEFAYRSQRRFKIIPNENGCININGKEINVNDIIKYPFEKIINNELFISPRPFDNPFCLSIEGNYIKKNFLIQRQPYEDMNKSFFKNVNNESINLKYLIDEKIKSMKINFSIDIEKAKSINEVIESLKLYYAFIKKDMKINGIKLSEIENKNNKENENILKTIDFWEEVYSVEKKLNASFNPRIPIKRNDAYVIKKLYRSLIEKKPYKEYIDMNEIEIVAEKIGDIKIGSQLEITSIQQSKIEFSEDKFELFDIVGLFGFQISDIKIVNKEKNKYKLLIEPIKDEKIYMSTQHFIKLEEAQDHIKDIEKLKNADLIVM; encoded by the coding sequence GTGTTTTCAAATTTTAAAAAAGCATTCAAATCCAATGAAGTTAGTCAAAATATTCCTGAAGAAATTATTGAAAGCTTAAATAAGGAACTACCAGAAGGTTTTCAATATGCGAATATTGGTGAAGGAGTATGTGCTATAAACTCTGTAGAAGATAAATTTGATTTAAGTGCAAAAATTGAAATGCCAAGTGATTTGCCTTCAGATTTTAAACCTTCAACAATACAGGATGTAATGGAATTTGCTTATAGGTCTCAACGCAGATTTAAAATAATACCAAATGAGAATGGTTGTATAAATATTAATGGAAAGGAGATTAATGTAAATGATATAATAAAATATCCATTTGAAAAAATAATAAATAATGAATTGTTTATTTCTCCTAGACCATTTGATAATCCATTTTGCTTAAGTATAGAAGGGAATTACATAAAAAAGAATTTTTTAATCCAACGACAACCATATGAAGATATGAATAAAAGTTTTTTTAAGAATGTAAATAATGAAAGTATAAATTTAAAATACTTAATAGATGAGAAGATAAAAAGTATGAAAATAAATTTTAGTATTGATATTGAAAAAGCAAAAAGTATAAATGAAGTAATAGAATCCTTAAAGTTATATTACGCGTTTATTAAAAAAGATATGAAAATTAATGGAATAAAGTTGTCTGAAATAGAAAATAAAAATAATAAAGAAAATGAAAATATATTAAAGACTATAGATTTTTGGGAGGAAGTTTATTCAGTAGAGAAAAAGTTAAATGCTAGTTTTAATCCACGAATTCCAATAAAAAGAAATGATGCATATGTTATTAAAAAACTATATAGATCATTAATAGAAAAAAAACCTTATAAAGAATATATAGATATGAATGAAATCGAGATAGTAGCTGAAAAAATTGGGGATATAAAAATAGGTAGCCAGCTAGAAATTACATCTATTCAGCAATCTAAAATAGAATTTAGTGAAGATAAATTTGAGTTATTTGATATAGTTGGACTATTCGGTTTTCAAATTTCTGATATAAAAATTGTTAATAAAGAGAAAAATAAGTACAAGTTATTAATTGAACCGATTAAAGATGAAAAAATATATATGTCAACACAGCATTTTATTAAACTTGAAGAGGCTCAAGACCATATAAAAGATATTGAAAAATTAAAAAATGCTGATTTAATAGTTATGTAA
- a CDS encoding abortive infection system antitoxin AbiGi family protein, translating to MKDNVMQVSEIDIPSKESNQIYICPKQSANVLFKFMKELKYLKDIIKNKAIIPRYCQEDIEYLNVEGLEKIAFPMSCFCDIQLNKLEYHMEKYGMCGIGMNKEWGIREGLQPINYINSQSNLKKDFTHVFLKAMKLEYEGDLENTIDEYNNNLLTSLCYMKPICGKMIIQGRDEQRNFHDEREWRYIPDVNNVNTGLPQLIPAEQLTEVAYDSYSKGIVQCEKLWLKFEYDNIKHIIVEGVKDREELISFIINDINAAYDEKMILISKILVFKELKEDW from the coding sequence ATGAAAGATAATGTTATGCAAGTATCAGAGATTGATATTCCTTCAAAAGAAAGTAATCAAATATATATATGTCCAAAGCAAAGTGCAAATGTACTTTTTAAGTTTATGAAGGAACTAAAATATTTAAAGGATATAATAAAAAATAAAGCTATTATACCAAGATATTGTCAGGAAGATATAGAATATCTTAATGTGGAGGGATTAGAAAAAATAGCTTTCCCTATGAGTTGTTTTTGTGATATTCAATTAAATAAATTAGAATATCATATGGAGAAATATGGTATGTGTGGGATAGGAATGAATAAAGAATGGGGGATAAGAGAAGGATTACAGCCAATTAATTACATTAACTCACAATCTAATCTGAAAAAAGATTTTACGCATGTTTTTTTAAAAGCTATGAAATTAGAATATGAAGGAGATTTAGAAAATACAATTGATGAATATAATAATAATTTATTAACAAGTTTATGCTATATGAAGCCGATATGTGGAAAAATGATTATACAAGGGAGGGATGAACAACGTAATTTTCATGATGAAAGGGAATGGAGATATATACCAGACGTAAATAACGTAAATACAGGACTACCACAATTAATACCAGCAGAACAATTAACTGAAGTGGCATATGATTCATATTCAAAAGGAATTGTTCAATGTGAAAAACTTTGGTTAAAGTTTGAATATGACAATATAAAACATATTATTGTAGAAGGTGTTAAGGATAGAGAAGAGCTTATTAGTTTTATTATAAATGATATTAATGCAGCATATGATGAGAAGATGATTTTAATCTCAAAAATATTAGTATTTAAAGAACTAAAGGAGGATTGGTAA
- a CDS encoding peptidoglycan recognition protein family protein produces MYIINSNLKFRGLTYGNNPKMIILHHAEAFNCTIEDIHSWHLNNGWSGCGYHYFIRKDGTVYKGRPDNAIGAHCISYNGISIGICMEGRFNVERMGSAQYNSLKGLTRYLQNKYNINKIYGHRELNETDCPGKNFRLHRIKKECLGGNNSIESSSSNRGSKRYPGYLLKYNPNSFDINVKAIQSKLQNIGYSVGRHGVDGYFGDGTLLAVKCFQRDCNLMIDGIIGENTWNRIMKE; encoded by the coding sequence ATGTATATTATAAATTCAAATTTAAAGTTTAGAGGATTAACCTATGGTAATAATCCTAAAATGATTATACTCCATCATGCAGAAGCTTTTAATTGTACAATAGAAGATATACATTCATGGCATTTGAATAATGGCTGGAGTGGCTGTGGCTATCATTATTTTATAAGAAAGGATGGAACTGTTTATAAAGGTAGGCCAGATAATGCTATAGGTGCTCATTGTATAAGTTATAATGGTATATCTATTGGTATTTGTATGGAAGGAAGATTTAATGTAGAGAGAATGGGATCGGCTCAATACAACTCTTTAAAAGGGTTAACCCGCTACTTACAAAACAAATATAATATAAATAAAATATATGGGCATAGAGAATTAAATGAAACAGATTGCCCAGGAAAAAACTTCCGGTTGCATAGAATAAAAAAAGAATGTTTAGGTGGAAATAATTCAATAGAGAGTTCAAGTAGTAATAGAGGAAGCAAAAGATATCCTGGATATTTACTTAAATATAATCCCAATAGCTTTGATATTAATGTAAAAGCAATTCAAAGTAAATTACAGAATATAGGCTATAGTGTAGGAAGGCATGGAGTGGATGGATATTTTGGAGATGGTACCTTATTAGCTGTTAAGTGCTTTCAAAGAGACTGTAATTTGATGATAGATGGAATTATAGGAGAAAATACATGGAATAGAATAATGAAAGAGTAA
- a CDS encoding DUF2922 domain-containing protein, with protein MDIKKYLNLVFRTEEDTNATIKIPKVKEDVTEDEIKNCGKAIVDQNIFQTKNGDLSALKVARIITTETEEIKIEE; from the coding sequence ATGGACATAAAAAAATATTTAAATTTAGTATTTAGAACTGAAGAAGATACTAATGCAACTATAAAAATTCCAAAGGTTAAAGAGGATGTAACAGAAGATGAAATAAAAAATTGTGGCAAGGCTATAGTAGACCAAAACATATTCCAAACTAAAAATGGAGATCTTTCAGCACTTAAAGTTGCAAGAATTATAACAACTGAAACAGAAGAAATTAAAATAGAGGAATAG
- a CDS encoding DUF1659 domain-containing protein translates to MAVSKNMLEKNLTLEYQDGLDEKGKAIMKKATYKNVKLTAEPEALMAVVDTIHPLMPEGISEARVVENYVLIK, encoded by the coding sequence ATGGCAGTAAGTAAAAATATGTTAGAAAAAAATTTGACCTTAGAATATCAAGATGGCTTAGATGAGAAGGGAAAGGCTATCATGAAAAAGGCTACTTATAAAAATGTAAAACTAACTGCAGAGCCAGAAGCTCTTATGGCGGTGGTGGATACAATACATCCATTAATGCCAGAAGGCATATCAGAGGCTAGAGTAGTAGAAAATTACGTATTAATAAAATAA
- a CDS encoding YvrJ family protein, with the protein MYGSLVELISNVGFPVAISVYLLVRVEKKLDDLIKAFDDYTKES; encoded by the coding sequence ATGTATGGCAGCCTAGTAGAACTTATAAGTAATGTAGGATTCCCAGTAGCTATTAGTGTATATCTTTTAGTTAGAGTTGAAAAAAAGCTTGATGATTTAATTAAAGCTTTTGATGACTATACTAAAGAATCATAA